A genome region from Brassica oleracea var. oleracea cultivar TO1000 chromosome C2, BOL, whole genome shotgun sequence includes the following:
- the LOC106325910 gene encoding bidirectional sugar transporter SWEET3-like isoform X1: MGGKLRLFIGILGNGASMLLYTAPILTFSRVFKKKSTEEFSCFPYVMTLLNCLIYTWYGLPIVSHLWENLPLVTINGVGILLESLFIFIYFCYSSPKEKVKVGVIFVPVVVILFGLAVISAVVFDEHRHRKSFVGSFGLVASISMYGSPLVVMKKVIETKSVEYMPFYLSFFSFLASSLWLAYGLLSHDLFLASPNMVGTPLGILQLILYFKYKNKETPITTTVMSKWDDEKNKRTLELVVDVDHDGDANEKKFNNAC, translated from the exons ATGGGTGGTAAACTTCGATTATTCATCGGAATCTTGG GAAATGGAGCTTCCATGCTGCTCTATACTGCTCCAAT ATTAACATTTTCAAGGGTGTTTAAGAAGAAAAGCACAGAGGAATTCTCATGTTTTCCTTATGTTATGACACTCTTAAACTGTTTGATTTACACTTGGTATGGCTTACCGATTGTGAGTCATCTTTGGGAGAATCTTCCTCTCGTCACCATCAATGGAGTCGGCATCCTTCTCGAATCACTCTTCATTTTCATATATTTCTGCTACTCGTCGCCCAAAGAAAAG GTTAAGGTTGGTGTTATATTTGTTCCGGTGGTGGTCATTTTGTTCGGGTTAGCTGTAATCTCAGCTGTAGTGTTTGACGAGCACCGTCACCGGAAATCATTCGTCGGAAGTTTCGGCCTCGTGGCTTCTATCTCCATGTATGGTTCTCCTCTCGTCGTTATG AAAAAAGTGATAGAGACAAAAAGTGTGGAGTACATGCCATTTTACTTGTCATTCTTTTCATTTCTGGCTAGCTCCCTTTGGTTGGCCTATGGTTTACTCAGCCATGATCTATTTCTTGCG TCACCTAATATGGTGGGGACTCCATTGGGGATTCTCCAACTTATCCTCTACTTTAAGTACAAGAACAAGGAGACGCCGATTACGACAACAGTGATGAGCAAATGGGATGATGAAAAGAACAAGAGAACACTTGAGCTTGTAGTTGACGTTGATCATGATGGTGATGCCAATGAGAAGAAGTTCAACAACGCATGTTAG
- the LOC106325910 gene encoding bidirectional sugar transporter SWEET3-like isoform X2, with amino-acid sequence MLLYTAPILTFSRVFKKKSTEEFSCFPYVMTLLNCLIYTWYGLPIVSHLWENLPLVTINGVGILLESLFIFIYFCYSSPKEKVKVGVIFVPVVVILFGLAVISAVVFDEHRHRKSFVGSFGLVASISMYGSPLVVMKKVIETKSVEYMPFYLSFFSFLASSLWLAYGLLSHDLFLASPNMVGTPLGILQLILYFKYKNKETPITTTVMSKWDDEKNKRTLELVVDVDHDGDANEKKFNNAC; translated from the exons ATGCTGCTCTATACTGCTCCAAT ATTAACATTTTCAAGGGTGTTTAAGAAGAAAAGCACAGAGGAATTCTCATGTTTTCCTTATGTTATGACACTCTTAAACTGTTTGATTTACACTTGGTATGGCTTACCGATTGTGAGTCATCTTTGGGAGAATCTTCCTCTCGTCACCATCAATGGAGTCGGCATCCTTCTCGAATCACTCTTCATTTTCATATATTTCTGCTACTCGTCGCCCAAAGAAAAG GTTAAGGTTGGTGTTATATTTGTTCCGGTGGTGGTCATTTTGTTCGGGTTAGCTGTAATCTCAGCTGTAGTGTTTGACGAGCACCGTCACCGGAAATCATTCGTCGGAAGTTTCGGCCTCGTGGCTTCTATCTCCATGTATGGTTCTCCTCTCGTCGTTATG AAAAAAGTGATAGAGACAAAAAGTGTGGAGTACATGCCATTTTACTTGTCATTCTTTTCATTTCTGGCTAGCTCCCTTTGGTTGGCCTATGGTTTACTCAGCCATGATCTATTTCTTGCG TCACCTAATATGGTGGGGACTCCATTGGGGATTCTCCAACTTATCCTCTACTTTAAGTACAAGAACAAGGAGACGCCGATTACGACAACAGTGATGAGCAAATGGGATGATGAAAAGAACAAGAGAACACTTGAGCTTGTAGTTGACGTTGATCATGATGGTGATGCCAATGAGAAGAAGTTCAACAACGCATGTTAG